TGCACGGGACCGCCGGTGCACGAGCGCGACCGGTGGGAGTGGGCCGTGCTGTCCGAGGCCCTGGCGCGGGACATGCCGGTGCTCGGAGTGTGCCGCGGAATGCAGCTGCTGAACGTGCACGCGGGCGGCACGCTGATCCAGCACCTGCCCGAAGCGGTGGGTCACCACGGGCACAACCTGCACGGCGGGCACTTCTCGCCGCACGCCGTCACCACGGTGCCGGGGACGCGGATCGCCGCGCTCCTCCCGGGGACGCGCCACGTCGCCACGCACCACCACCAGGCGGTGGAGTCCCTCGGGGCCGGCCTGGTGGTGGGTGCGCGCACGGCGGACGGCACCATCGAGGCGATCGAGAGCACTCGGCACCGCTTCGTGGTGGGCGTGCAGTGGCATCCCGAGATGGCCTTCGACTCGGCGGTGGTGCACGCGCTGGTGGCCGCGGCCAGGTCGACTCCGCCCGTGCCTCCCGCTCCGAGCCGCGCCGGAGAGCGGAGGGCCCGGGTCCGGCGGAGTGCACCCGAAGTCACCGGTACGACCGCGGTGTCTTGACACCGCGGAGCTCCGGGCCCAGGATCAGCCCGTGAACCTGTCAGACAGCAAGACAGGTGGATCGGTCCCGCGGCGCGTCAGCGCGATGGAAGCGGTGTTCGGCCACCTGCGCAGCGCCATCGAGCGCGGTGAGTACGCCGTGGGTGACAAGCTTCCGTCCGAGGCGGAGCTGT
The genomic region above belongs to Streptomyces sp. 1331.2 and contains:
- a CDS encoding gamma-glutamyl-gamma-aminobutyrate hydrolase family protein translates to MPKPLIGLTTYLAHAQWAEWELPAALLPAAYNSCVQAAGGRVVLLPPDVPEAAADVVARLDGIVLTSGEDVDPALYGAQPHPCTGPPVHERDRWEWAVLSEALARDMPVLGVCRGMQLLNVHAGGTLIQHLPEAVGHHGHNLHGGHFSPHAVTTVPGTRIAALLPGTRHVATHHHQAVESLGAGLVVGARTADGTIEAIESTRHRFVVGVQWHPEMAFDSAVVHALVAAARSTPPVPPAPSRAGERRARVRRSAPEVTGTTAVS